The Acidimicrobiales bacterium DNA window AAATCGTGGCCGCCGCGGTCGGCCACGATCGGGACGAACAGCTCTCCGCCGTGCACGGCCCGGGAGTCGATGGTGACTCCGCCCAGCTCCACGTCCGCCCCGTGCAGGCGACCGGCGAGCGCGCCGGCCAACTCGCTGGCGCGTAGGCGCATCGGGGGAGTCTTACAGTTGGCCGCCGTGGCCCCGCCCGAGCGGATCCGGTTGGTCGTGCTGTTCGGCGGGCGCTCCGCCGAGCACGAGGTGTCGTGCGTCTCGGCCCTCCACGTCCTGCGGGCCGCCGACCCGGCCCGGTACGAAGTGGTCGCTGTAGGGATCGCCCGCGACGGTCGCTGGTTGGCGGCGGGGGACGCGGTTCTGGCGCTGGGCCAGGGCGCACGCGCCCTGCCCTCTCCGGACGAGAGCGCCGGCCCCGAGCTCGACCCGTTGCCGGCAGTGGCGCCGCCCGAAGGGGGCCAGCAGGTGGTCGTCCTGCCCCTCCTCCACGGGCCGATGGGGGAGGACGGTACGGTCCAGGGCCTGCTCGAGCTGGCCGGGGTGCCCTACGTGGGGGCGGGGGTCGCGGCGTCGGCGGTGTGCATGGACAAGGGGCTCTCCAAGCGGCTGCTGGCCGCTGCCGGCCTGGCGGTGGCGCCGTGGATAGAGGTCAGGCGCCACGAGCTGGGGGAGGGATTCCAGGCGCGCGTGGCGGGCGAGCTGGGCTTCCCCGTGTTCGTGAAGCCGGCCAACCTCGGCTCGTCGGTGGGCGTCACCAGGGTTCCCGGCCCGGAGGGGCTCGAGGCCGCCCTGGCCGAGGCGCTGCGCTACGACGAGTACGTCGTCGTCGAGGAGGCGGTGCAGGGACGCGAGATCGAGGTGGGGGTGATCGGGGACGAGTCCCCGCGGGCGTCGGTACCGGGGGAGATCGCGCCCAGCCACGAGTTCTACGACTACGACGACAAGTACGTGGACGGCGCCGCCGGCCTGGTCGTTCCGGCCGACATCGGGGGGGCGCTGACGACCGAGGTGCAGGAGCTCGCTGTGCGCGCCTACCGCACCCTGCGGGTGGACGGGATGGCGCGGGTCGACTTCTTCCTGGAGGAGGGCGGCCGCGGCTTCCTCGTGAACGAGCTGAACACGATCCCCGGATTCACGCCGGTGTCGATGTTCCCGCGGCTGTGGGAGGCCAGCGGGGTTCCGTATGCGGAGCTGGTGGACGAGCTGGTGCGGCTGGCGGTCGGGCGGCACCGGCGACGCTCGCGGTTCCAGACCAGCAGATGACGGTGAGCAGATGACGGAGAGCACATGAGCGAACGTCATTTCGCCGTCTCGGCCGTGGGGGCCGACCGGCCCGGCATCGTCGCCGGGGTGACGGGCGCCCTCGTGGACCTGGGGTGCAACCTGGAGGACACGTCGATGACCGTGCTGAGGGGTCGCTTTGCCATGGTCCTGATCGTGGCCGGGCCGGAGCGCCTCGAAGCCGCGTCCGTCGAGAGCACGCTGCGACCGGTGGCGGGGGAGCTGGGCCTGGCGGTGTGGGTGCACGACGTGGACGAGCTGGAGCCGTCCGCCGTCGAAGGGGAGAGCTGGGCGGTGTCGGTCCACGGTGCCGACCACCCCGGGATCGTCCACGAGGTGGCCGCCGTGCTCGCTGAGGCCGGCGTGAACATCGTCGACCTGTCGACCCGGGTGCTGTCGGGGGAGCATCCGGTCTACGTCATGATCCTCGAGGTGATCCTGCCCCCCGGGAGCGACCCGCCCGCCCTCGAGGAGCGTCTGGCCCTGCTGTCGACGCGCATCGGCGTGGCGTGCTCGATGCACCTGTCGGGCGCCGACATCCTCTAGCCGCAGACAACGCATCGACCTGCGCGTGGCCGTTCGTCCCGTAGTCCGCCTGCCCGATCCGGTCCTCAGTCACCCGGCGGGGCCGGTCGGGCCGATCGACGACGCCGCCCGGCGCCTGGCCACCGACCTCGTCGACACCATGCGCGCCAGCCCGGCGTGCGTCGGGTTGGCGGCACCGCAGATCGGCGTTTCCCTGCGGGCGTTCGTGGTGGACGTCACCGGGCATAGCAAGGCCCGGTCGTGCCACGGGACGGTGGTGCTGATCGACCCCGAGCTGGTCTCGTACGAGGGCGCCGAGCTGGCGCGGGAGGGGTGCATGAGCGTTCCCGACCTGACCGGCGACGTGCCCCGGCCGACCCGGGTGGTCGTGCGGGGGCGGGCGCCGGACGGATCGGAGGTGGTGGTCGAGGCCGACGCCTTCGAGGCGCGCGCCTTGCTCCACGAGCTCGACCACCTCGACGGCCGGCTGTTCCTCGACCGGGTCCCCGGCCCGGCAGCCGTGTTCCAGCGGCGCGTCTACCGCTGACCAGCCGGGCCCGCGTCCGGGCCCGGGTCGATGACCTCGGCCGTGGCGCCGCCGGCCGCGTGCACCCTCCACACCGGGCCGGGCAGCACCGAGGCGTCGAGGCGCTCGAGGGTTCCGGCGTCGGCCAGGGCCACCACGCAGCCCCCGAAGCCGGCGCCGGTCAGCCGGGCGCCGTGCACGCCCGGGGCCGCCTCGAGGGCGACGACCAGAGCGTCGAGCTCGGGAGTGGAGACGTCGAAGTCGTCACGGAGGCTGCGGTGGCTGTCGGACATGAGCCGGCCCGCCCCGGCCAGATCCCCCTCCTCCAGGGCGGCGGCGCACTCGAGCACGCGCCGGTTCTCGGTGATCACGTGGCGGGCCCGCCGCACCAGGACAGCGTCGGTGAGGGCCTCCGCCGCCCCGACCGAAGCATCCCGGAGCGGTCCGAGGAGGGCCGCGGCCCGGTCGCAGTCGGCCCTGCGGTCGGCGTACGCCGATCCCACGAGGGCCCGGTCGGTGCCGGAGTGGGCCACCAGGACCTCGGCGCCGGGCGGAAGGGGGACGGGGCGCAGCTCGAGGCTCTCGCAGTCGATGACGAGGGCCGCCCCCTCGACCGCCGCCGCCGAGCAGAGCTGGTCCATGATCCCCCCGGGCACCCCCGACCCGAGCTGCTCGGCCCGCTGGCAGGCCCGGGCCAGGTCCCGGGCCGGGCCGGAGAACCCCAGCGCCAGGGCCACCGCCACGGTCAGGGCTGAGCTCGAGGAGAGCCCGGCCCCGACCGGGACCGTGCTCGACACCACTCCCCATCCCCCCTGGGCGGGGCGCAGGACGGCCACCACCCCGGCGACGTAGCGGCCCCAGTCGGCGACGCGCGGGGCGTCGGCGGTCGCCACGGCGAGGTCGACGACCACGGCATGCGGGGAGTGGGTGGAGACCAGCTCAACCCCCGCGCCGTGGCGGCGGAGCTCGATGGTCGTGGCGCGGTCCACGGCCATCGGCAGGACCCAGCCGCCCGTGTAGTCGGTGTGGTCCCCGATCAGGTTCACCCGGCCCGGGGCCACGGCCCGGACCAGCACGTCCGGCCCGGCCACGCCGACCGGGCGGCTCCCGGGATCGCTCAAGGCGCCACCGGCGCCGGCGGCCCGGTGGGCGGATGCTCGCTCCGGGGGGTCATGCCGGGAGCTTCGCAGGCGGCGCTTGACCCCCCGCGACAGCGGCGGCCAGCATCCCCGGCATGCCTAGTGGGAGCGGGCCCCTTGCCGGGGTGCGGGTGATCGAGGTGGCCGGGATCGGGCCGGGGCCCTTCGCCGGGATGATGCTGGCCGACATGGGGGCGGACGTGATCCGCGTCGACCGGGCCCAGTCCGTGCGGGACGGGGACCCCGGCCCGCCCCCGCTGGACCTGCTGGCCCGGGGGCGGCGCTCCGTCGGGGTCGACCTCAAGAACCCGGCCGGGGCCGAGACCGTCCTGCGGATGGTGGAGGGGTCCGACGCCCTGAT harbors:
- a CDS encoding D-alanine--D-alanine ligase family protein codes for the protein MAPPERIRLVVLFGGRSAEHEVSCVSALHVLRAADPARYEVVAVGIARDGRWLAAGDAVLALGQGARALPSPDESAGPELDPLPAVAPPEGGQQVVVLPLLHGPMGEDGTVQGLLELAGVPYVGAGVAASAVCMDKGLSKRLLAAAGLAVAPWIEVRRHELGEGFQARVAGELGFPVFVKPANLGSSVGVTRVPGPEGLEAALAEALRYDEYVVVEEAVQGREIEVGVIGDESPRASVPGEIAPSHEFYDYDDKYVDGAAGLVVPADIGGALTTEVQELAVRAYRTLRVDGMARVDFFLEEGGRGFLVNELNTIPGFTPVSMFPRLWEASGVPYAELVDELVRLAVGRHRRRSRFQTSR
- a CDS encoding ACT domain-containing protein is translated as MSERHFAVSAVGADRPGIVAGVTGALVDLGCNLEDTSMTVLRGRFAMVLIVAGPERLEAASVESTLRPVAGELGLAVWVHDVDELEPSAVEGESWAVSVHGADHPGIVHEVAAVLAEAGVNIVDLSTRVLSGEHPVYVMILEVILPPGSDPPALEERLALLSTRIGVACSMHLSGADIL
- the def gene encoding peptide deformylase — protein: MAVRPVVRLPDPVLSHPAGPVGPIDDAARRLATDLVDTMRASPACVGLAAPQIGVSLRAFVVDVTGHSKARSCHGTVVLIDPELVSYEGAELAREGCMSVPDLTGDVPRPTRVVVRGRAPDGSEVVVEADAFEARALLHELDHLDGRLFLDRVPGPAAVFQRRVYR
- the galK gene encoding galactokinase; the encoded protein is MSDPGSRPVGVAGPDVLVRAVAPGRVNLIGDHTDYTGGWVLPMAVDRATTIELRRHGAGVELVSTHSPHAVVVDLAVATADAPRVADWGRYVAGVVAVLRPAQGGWGVVSSTVPVGAGLSSSSALTVAVALALGFSGPARDLARACQRAEQLGSGVPGGIMDQLCSAAAVEGAALVIDCESLELRPVPLPPGAEVLVAHSGTDRALVGSAYADRRADCDRAAALLGPLRDASVGAAEALTDAVLVRRARHVITENRRVLECAAALEEGDLAGAGRLMSDSHRSLRDDFDVSTPELDALVVALEAAPGVHGARLTGAGFGGCVVALADAGTLERLDASVLPGPVWRVHAAGGATAEVIDPGPDAGPAGQR
- a CDS encoding CaiB/BaiF CoA-transferase family protein; amino-acid sequence: MPSGSGPLAGVRVIEVAGIGPGPFAGMMLADMGADVIRVDRAQSVRDGDPGPPPLDLLARGRRSVGVDLKNPAGAETVLRMVEGSDALIEGFRPGVAERLGIGPKECLERNPALVYGRITGWGQEGPYAAMAGHDINYIALSGTLHPIGRAGGPPVPPLNLVGDFGGGG